The Deinococcus sedimenti genome window below encodes:
- a CDS encoding dihydroorotase: protein MITITNIKRVGSEKTESVTIEGGLIKGWNLPEEGQVIDGQGGTVAPALIELHAHLREPGQTEKEDLSSGLAAAAAGGYGTVVSMPNTSPVVDDPAIVRTLIEKAAGLGFARLRPAAALTKGQKGEELAELTYLKEAGAAMFTDDGRTNENARTLRLGLETAGSLGMVISVHAEDATLRADGVMNEGPVSEALGLPGNPASAEAARVARDIEIVAGLHAQGVPARLHIQHLSTARALDLVRAAKAQGLPVTCEVCPHHLTLTDEALRSFDAIYKVAPPLRTQADADHLLEGLRDGSVDCIATDHAPHTRAEKERDLLDAPSGIAYIELAFPLMYTRFADTLGLDRILDLMTAAPARVMGWDEPTLDAGAKADLVILDLTTERPVNPAEFKSKAKFTPWAGETLKGWPVLTIVDGRVAYQR from the coding sequence ATGATCACGATTACGAATATCAAGCGCGTCGGGTCGGAGAAGACCGAGAGCGTCACCATCGAGGGCGGCCTGATCAAGGGCTGGAACCTTCCGGAAGAAGGGCAGGTCATCGACGGGCAGGGCGGCACGGTCGCGCCCGCGCTGATCGAGCTGCACGCGCACCTGCGGGAGCCGGGGCAGACGGAGAAGGAGGACCTGAGCAGTGGTCTGGCGGCGGCGGCGGCCGGTGGGTACGGCACGGTGGTCAGCATGCCGAACACGAGCCCCGTGGTGGACGATCCGGCGATCGTGCGGACGCTGATTGAGAAGGCGGCGGGGCTGGGCTTCGCGCGCCTGCGTCCGGCGGCGGCGCTGACGAAGGGGCAGAAGGGCGAAGAACTGGCCGAACTGACCTACCTGAAGGAGGCAGGTGCGGCGATGTTCACGGATGACGGGCGCACGAACGAGAACGCCCGCACGCTGCGCCTGGGTCTGGAGACCGCCGGGAGCCTGGGGATGGTGATCAGCGTGCACGCCGAGGACGCCACCCTGCGCGCGGACGGCGTGATGAACGAGGGGCCGGTCAGTGAGGCGCTGGGCCTGCCGGGCAACCCGGCCTCGGCGGAGGCGGCGCGCGTGGCGCGGGATATCGAGATCGTGGCGGGCCTGCACGCGCAGGGCGTCCCCGCGCGGCTGCACATCCAGCACCTGAGCACGGCGCGCGCGCTGGATCTGGTGCGCGCCGCGAAGGCGCAGGGCCTCCCGGTGACCTGCGAGGTCTGCCCGCACCACCTGACCCTGACGGACGAGGCGCTGCGCTCCTTCGACGCGATCTACAAGGTCGCGCCGCCCCTGCGCACGCAGGCGGACGCCGACCACCTGCTGGAGGGCCTGCGGGACGGCAGCGTGGACTGCATCGCGACGGATCACGCGCCGCACACCCGCGCGGAGAAGGAACGCGACCTGCTGGACGCCCCCAGCGGCATCGCGTACATCGAACTGGCGTTCCCGCTGATGTACACCCGCTTCGCGGACACGCTGGGCCTGGACCGCATCCTGGACCTGATGACCGCCGCCCCGGCGCGCGTCATGGGCTGGGACGAACCCACCCTGGACGCGGGCGCGAAGGCCGATCTGGTCATCCTCGACCTGACCACCGAACGCCCCGTCAACCCCGCCGAATTCAAAAGCAAGGCGAAATTCACCCCCTGGGCGGGCGAGACCCTGAAAGGCTGGCCGGTCCTGACCATCGTGGACGGCCGGGTCGCGTACCAGCGGTAA
- a CDS encoding metallophosphoesterase, with protein MPGAPSIVVPDIHGCSHFLEWVEARFPDRSLILLGDLLHRGPDSRAALRRALNWAESGRATLLWGNHEHWVCTEGLNLTGRARTAWFREHETEVVAQYEAAGDDLNAFITDLERFRALARPYVVEGPMLCAHAARPSLGAHADDLLDTGYLWDTPDMGLHPLPTHLHPALTYSVHGHKPQREPVVDLRGEGVVYLDLGSASTGRFGVWDAQSRSIHLYDES; from the coding sequence TTGCCGGGCGCGCCCTCCATCGTGGTGCCGGACATCCACGGCTGCTCCCACTTCCTGGAGTGGGTGGAGGCGCGCTTCCCGGACCGTTCGCTGATCCTGCTGGGCGACCTGCTGCACCGGGGCCCGGATTCACGCGCGGCCCTGCGGCGCGCCCTGAACTGGGCCGAGTCGGGCCGCGCGACGCTGCTGTGGGGCAACCACGAACACTGGGTCTGCACCGAGGGCCTGAACCTGACGGGCCGAGCCCGCACCGCGTGGTTCCGCGAGCACGAGACCGAGGTCGTCGCCCAGTACGAGGCGGCCGGGGATGACCTGAACGCCTTCATCACCGATCTGGAACGCTTCCGGGCGCTGGCGCGGCCGTACGTCGTGGAAGGGCCGATGCTGTGCGCGCACGCGGCCCGTCCCAGCCTGGGCGCGCACGCCGACGACCTGCTGGACACCGGGTACCTGTGGGACACGCCCGACATGGGCCTGCACCCCCTACCCACGCACCTGCACCCTGCCCTGACGTACTCGGTGCACGGCCACAAACCGCAGCGCGAACCGGTCGTGGACCTGCGCGGCGAGGGCGTGGTGTACCTCGATCTCGGCTCGGCGTCCACCGGTCGCTTCGGCGTGTGGGACGCCCAGTCCAGATCCATTCATCTGTACGACGAGTCCTGA
- a CDS encoding aspartate carbamoyltransferase catalytic subunit: MNAPTSMGPRPPHLLDFQEWTPERLNAILDNADTMLQVLDRPVKKVPALQGLTVCNAFFENSTRTRTSFELAARRMSADVLTFAAGASSVSKGESLRDTLEVLTSYKVDAYIVRHHAAGAAHLVARYSGKPVINAGDGRRAHPTQALLDAYTIRQEYGSLEGKKVAILGDVRHSRVARSNAELLPKLGAQVVLCGPATLLPAGLASMPGVTLTTDPKEAVRGAHAVMALRLQRERMSGGFLGSLQEYADTYQVNDALLKEAESGAIVLHPGPMNRDLEISSDAADGPQSRILKQVENGQAIRMSVLYHLLVGRN, encoded by the coding sequence ATGAACGCGCCGACCAGCATGGGCCCCCGCCCCCCCCACCTCCTGGACTTCCAGGAATGGACGCCCGAACGCCTGAACGCCATCCTCGACAACGCCGACACCATGCTCCAGGTGCTCGACCGGCCCGTGAAGAAGGTCCCGGCCCTGCAGGGCCTGACGGTCTGCAACGCGTTCTTCGAGAACAGCACCCGCACCCGCACCAGCTTCGAACTGGCCGCGCGGCGCATGAGCGCCGACGTCCTCACGTTCGCCGCCGGGGCCAGCAGCGTCAGCAAGGGCGAATCCTTACGCGACACGCTGGAAGTCCTGACCTCCTACAAGGTCGACGCGTACATCGTCCGCCACCACGCCGCCGGTGCCGCGCACCTGGTGGCGCGCTACAGCGGCAAACCCGTCATCAACGCCGGGGACGGCCGCCGCGCCCACCCCACCCAGGCGCTGCTCGACGCGTACACCATCCGCCAGGAATACGGCAGCCTGGAAGGCAAGAAAGTCGCCATCCTCGGCGACGTCCGCCACAGCCGCGTCGCCCGCAGCAACGCCGAACTGCTGCCCAAACTGGGCGCGCAGGTCGTCCTGTGCGGCCCCGCCACCCTCCTCCCCGCCGGCCTCGCCAGCATGCCCGGCGTGACCCTCACCACCGACCCCAAGGAAGCCGTGCGCGGCGCCCACGCCGTCATGGCCCTGCGCCTCCAGCGCGAACGCATGAGCGGCGGGTTCCTCGGCAGCCTCCAGGAATACGCCGACACCTACCAGGTCAACGACGCCCTGCTGAAAGAAGCCGAGAGCGGCGCGATCGTCCTGCACCCCGGCCCCATGAACCGCGACCTGGAAATCAGCAGCGACGCCGCCGACGGCCCCCAGAGCCGCATCCTGAAACAGGTCGAGAACGGCCAGGCCATCCGCATGAGCGTCCTCTACCACCTGCTCGTCGGACGGAACTGA
- the pyrR gene encoding bifunctional pyr operon transcriptional regulator/uracil phosphoribosyltransferase PyrR, producing the protein MTPKATILTADEVRRALTRIAHEIIERNKGAENLALIGVHTRGIPLARRLAEKLSALEGVDVPTGMLDITLYRDDLSEVAQQPIIRETQVPFDLRDRRVILVDDVLYTGRTVRAALDALIDLGRPAGIQLAVLVDRGHRELPIRADYVGKNLPTAATEVVKVKLQESDGVDSVELWDMEALR; encoded by the coding sequence GTGACGCCTAAAGCCACGATCCTCACCGCCGACGAGGTCCGCCGCGCCCTGACCCGCATCGCGCACGAGATCATCGAACGCAACAAGGGCGCCGAGAACCTCGCCCTGATCGGCGTGCACACCCGCGGCATCCCCCTGGCCCGCCGCCTCGCCGAGAAACTCAGCGCGCTCGAAGGCGTGGACGTCCCCACCGGCATGCTGGACATCACCCTGTACCGCGACGACCTCAGCGAGGTCGCCCAGCAGCCCATCATCCGCGAAACGCAGGTGCCGTTCGACCTGCGCGACCGCCGCGTGATCCTCGTGGATGACGTGCTGTACACCGGCCGCACCGTCCGCGCCGCACTCGACGCCCTGATCGACCTCGGCCGCCCCGCCGGGATCCAGCTGGCCGTCCTCGTGGACCGCGGGCACCGCGAACTGCCGATCCGCGCGGACTACGTCGGCAAGAACCTCCCCACCGCCGCCACCGAGGTCGTCAAGGTCAAACTGCAGGAAAGTGACGGCGTGGACAGCGTCGAACTGTGGGACATGGAGGCGCTGCGATGA
- a CDS encoding Hsp20/alpha crystallin family protein produces the protein MMRFDPFREIEELTQRMDRAFGQPTAPARFAPPVDVHEDEHGLELTLDLPGVSPDQVQIEAENQTLTVQATRTYDRREGRTAHRVERAHGTLARTFSVPAKYDLTKVEADLQHGTLTLRVPRSEAAQKRTITVRTGHVLDTDTASA, from the coding sequence ATGATGCGATTCGATCCCTTCCGTGAAATCGAGGAACTCACCCAGCGCATGGACCGCGCCTTCGGCCAGCCCACCGCGCCCGCCCGCTTCGCCCCGCCCGTCGACGTCCACGAGGACGAGCACGGCCTCGAACTCACCCTCGACCTGCCCGGCGTCAGCCCCGACCAGGTGCAGATCGAAGCGGAAAACCAGACCCTGACCGTCCAGGCCACCCGCACCTACGACCGCCGCGAGGGCCGCACCGCCCACCGCGTCGAACGCGCCCACGGCACCCTCGCCCGCACCTTCAGCGTCCCCGCCAAGTACGACCTGACGAAGGTCGAGGCGGACCTGCAACACGGCACCCTGACCCTCCGTGTGCCCCGCAGCGAGGCCGCGCAGAAACGCACCATCACCGTCCGCACCGGCCACGTCCTCGACACCGACACCGCCAGCGCGTAA
- a CDS encoding phosphatidylserine decarboxylase, whose translation MRVRRLIPVALAAGAALYLRGVYRYRDPVRLPKVNEGEVLSAADGVVGFVRRVEDGRADGLDVPALLGTPGAADGWLIGVPVGPLDVHYVFQPVSGAVSYATHVGARVNVPLLNTAGTLGVLAGRAVDALSSRGALENERQAAVVGTPGGDVTVTLVAGRAGLSGTSFTREGDEVRAGYKAAFLQQGGLVLLHVPLAFTPAVSVGDRVTGAETVVARRS comes from the coding sequence ATGCGTGTTCGCCGTCTGATTCCTGTTGCGTTGGCTGCTGGCGCGGCCCTGTACCTGCGGGGCGTGTACCGCTACCGTGACCCGGTGCGCCTCCCGAAGGTGAACGAGGGTGAGGTCCTGAGTGCCGCCGACGGCGTGGTGGGCTTCGTGCGGCGTGTGGAGGATGGCCGCGCGGACGGGCTGGACGTTCCGGCGCTGCTGGGCACGCCGGGCGCGGCGGACGGCTGGCTGATCGGGGTGCCCGTGGGGCCGCTGGACGTGCACTACGTGTTCCAGCCGGTGTCGGGCGCGGTGTCGTACGCGACGCACGTGGGCGCGCGGGTGAACGTGCCGCTGCTGAACACGGCGGGCACGCTGGGCGTGCTGGCGGGCCGCGCGGTGGACGCCCTGTCGTCGCGCGGGGCGCTGGAGAACGAGCGGCAGGCGGCGGTGGTGGGCACGCCGGGCGGGGACGTGACGGTGACGCTGGTGGCGGGCCGCGCGGGCCTGAGCGGCACGTCGTTCACGCGGGAGGGGGACGAGGTGCGCGCCGGGTACAAGGCCGCGTTCCTGCAGCAGGGTGGGTTGGTGCTGCTGCACGTGCCGCTGGCGTTCACGCCTGCCGTGAGCGTGGGGGACCGCGTGACGGGCGCGGAGACGGTCGTGGCCCGCCGGAGCTGA
- a CDS encoding peptidylprolyl isomerase, whose product MSRRALIATSVLLGAALVACAPAATTAPATTPPVTAAPAPVTPVPVSPAPVLSFQPMKELTQAPVRSFSSAPARIIDPNKRYRAVLKTSQGDVTLDLYPKVAPVAVNNFVFLALNHFYDGTRFHRVIDGFMAQGGDPLSADPAQQARWGTGGPGYQFSAELVNGVRFDRAGVLGMARSQSLDSQGSQFFITVAPADFLSSSYTVFGQVIAGQDVLNRLQRNYTGSGAIAGTGADTLLGVQILQEQ is encoded by the coding sequence ATGTCCCGACGTGCCCTGATCGCCACTTCCGTCCTGCTGGGTGCCGCGCTGGTCGCCTGCGCGCCCGCCGCCACCACCGCCCCGGCCACCACGCCGCCGGTGACCGCCGCTCCGGCTCCGGTCACGCCCGTGCCGGTCTCCCCTGCCCCGGTGCTGAGCTTCCAGCCCATGAAGGAACTGACGCAGGCCCCGGTGCGCTCGTTCAGCAGTGCGCCCGCGCGGATCATCGACCCGAACAAGCGCTACCGCGCGGTCCTGAAGACCAGTCAGGGCGACGTGACCCTGGACCTGTACCCGAAGGTCGCGCCGGTCGCCGTGAACAACTTCGTGTTCCTCGCGCTGAACCACTTCTACGACGGCACGCGCTTCCACCGCGTGATCGACGGGTTCATGGCGCAGGGCGGCGACCCCCTGAGCGCCGACCCAGCGCAGCAGGCCCGCTGGGGGACGGGTGGCCCCGGTTACCAGTTCAGCGCGGAACTCGTCAACGGCGTGCGCTTCGACAGGGCGGGCGTGCTGGGCATGGCGCGATCGCAGAGCCTCGACTCGCAGGGCAGCCAGTTCTTCATCACGGTCGCGCCCGCCGACTTCCTCAGCAGCAGCTACACGGTGTTCGGGCAGGTCATCGCCGGGCAGGACGTCCTGAACCGCCTGCAACGCAACTACACCGGCAGTGGCGCGATTGCCGGGACAGGTGCGGACACGCTGCTGGGCGTGCAGATCCTCCAGGAGCAGTAA
- a CDS encoding Lrp/AsnC family transcriptional regulator, producing the protein MSQSDLDAIDRQILGILQRDARIPNTELADEIGLTPAPTLRRVRRLEEEGVIQRYVALLDPKTVGRELMVIVRVTLDKQTKAGFEEFAKKMQDRPEVLECFLCLGDIDYLLKVSVPDLDAYQHFLVNTLAAIPGVRNTASTIVVKQEKYTTSLPLE; encoded by the coding sequence ATGTCTCAGAGTGATCTGGATGCCATCGACCGGCAGATTCTGGGGATCCTGCAACGGGACGCCCGCATTCCGAACACGGAACTCGCGGACGAGATCGGCCTGACCCCCGCCCCCACCCTCCGCCGCGTACGCCGCCTGGAAGAGGAGGGCGTCATTCAACGGTACGTGGCGCTGCTCGACCCGAAGACCGTCGGGCGCGAACTGATGGTCATCGTGCGCGTCACGCTGGACAAGCAGACCAAGGCGGGCTTCGAGGAGTTCGCGAAGAAGATGCAGGACCGCCCCGAGGTGCTCGAATGCTTCCTGTGCCTGGGGGACATCGACTACCTGCTGAAAGTGTCCGTGCCGGATCTGGACGCGTACCAGCACTTCCTGGTGAACACCCTGGCCGCCATTCCCGGCGTGCGGAACACCGCCAGCACGATCGTCGTGAAGCAGGAGAAGTACACGACCAGCCTCCCGCTGGAGTGA
- the ald gene encoding alanine dehydrogenase, with translation MHIGLPKEIKVKENRVALTPGGVATLVRRGHTVTVQHGAGLGSGIADQDYVSAGATLGSADDAWAAEMVVKVKEPIQSEYHYLRPDLLLFTYLHLAADRPLTDALLQSGTTGVAYETVQLDDGSLPLLTPMSEVAGRLSVQAGAYHLQKPVGGRGVLLGGVPGVQPGHVTIIGGGVVGTNAAKMAMGLGAKVTILDVSQRRLAYLDDVFFGKITTMMSSEANIRDLLPTTDLLIGGVLIPGAKAPHLVTRDMLKLMPEGSVIVDVAVDQGGCVETIHATTHDDPTYTVDGVIHYGVANMPGAVPRTSTFALTNQTLPYALLLADHGASALHRNKALMLGLNTHQGKLTYQGVADAFELPYVAPETALA, from the coding sequence ATGCACATCGGACTCCCGAAAGAAATCAAGGTCAAGGAAAACCGCGTCGCCCTCACCCCCGGCGGCGTCGCCACCCTCGTCCGCCGCGGCCACACCGTCACCGTCCAGCACGGCGCAGGCCTCGGCAGCGGCATCGCCGACCAGGACTACGTGAGCGCCGGCGCTACCCTCGGCAGCGCCGACGACGCCTGGGCCGCCGAGATGGTCGTGAAGGTCAAGGAACCCATCCAGAGCGAATACCACTACCTCCGCCCCGACCTCCTGCTGTTCACGTACCTGCACCTCGCCGCCGACCGCCCCCTCACCGACGCCCTGCTGCAGAGCGGCACCACCGGCGTCGCCTACGAGACCGTCCAGCTCGACGACGGCAGCCTGCCGCTGCTGACCCCCATGAGCGAGGTCGCAGGCCGCCTCAGCGTCCAGGCCGGCGCGTACCACCTCCAGAAACCCGTCGGCGGACGCGGCGTCCTCCTCGGCGGCGTCCCCGGCGTGCAACCCGGCCACGTCACCATCATCGGCGGCGGGGTGGTGGGCACCAACGCCGCCAAGATGGCCATGGGCCTCGGCGCCAAAGTCACCATCCTCGACGTGAGCCAGCGCCGCCTCGCGTACCTCGACGACGTCTTCTTCGGCAAGATCACCACCATGATGAGCAGCGAAGCCAACATCCGCGACCTGCTCCCCACCACCGACCTCCTCATCGGCGGCGTCCTCATCCCCGGTGCCAAAGCGCCCCACCTCGTCACCCGCGACATGCTGAAACTCATGCCCGAAGGCAGCGTCATCGTCGACGTCGCCGTCGACCAGGGCGGCTGCGTCGAGACCATCCACGCCACCACCCACGACGACCCCACCTACACCGTCGACGGCGTCATCCACTACGGCGTGGCCAACATGCCCGGCGCCGTCCCCCGCACCAGCACCTTCGCGCTGACCAACCAGACCCTCCCGTACGCGCTGCTCCTCGCCGACCACGGCGCCAGCGCCCTGCACCGCAACAAGGCCCTGATGCTCGGCCTGAACACCCACCAGGGCAAACTCACGTACCAGGGCGTCGCCGACGCGTTCGAACTGCCCTACGTGGCGCCCGAAACCGCGCTGGCCTGA